From one Myxococcota bacterium genomic stretch:
- the dksA gene encoding RNA polymerase-binding protein DksA yields MKKNDQKKFQKMLMEQRDKLMVNAKRAVTGDIHLDPDDFSDEIDSASSESGLAFVGRLRERERALLQKIEASLAKIEAGTFGTCVQCGEDIGLKRLEARPVASLCIDCKSQQEKLEH; encoded by the coding sequence GTGAAGAAGAACGACCAGAAGAAGTTCCAGAAGATGCTCATGGAGCAGCGTGACAAGCTCATGGTGAACGCGAAGCGCGCGGTCACCGGCGACATCCATCTGGACCCCGATGACTTTTCGGACGAGATCGACTCCGCCTCCTCGGAGAGCGGTCTCGCGTTCGTGGGCCGCTTGCGCGAGCGCGAGCGGGCTCTGCTGCAGAAGATCGAGGCGTCGCTCGCGAAGATCGAAGCCGGCACGTTCGGCACCTGCGTGCAGTGCGGCGAGGACATCGGCCTGAAGCGCCTCGAGGCGCGGCCGGTCGCGAGCCTCTGCATCGACTGCAAGAGCCAGCAGGAGAAGCTCGAGCACTGA
- the tsaD gene encoding tRNA (adenosine(37)-N6)-threonylcarbamoyltransferase complex transferase subunit TsaD, with amino-acid sequence MALILALESSCDDLAAALVRDGTQVLASVVQSQDRLHAPYGGVVPELASRDHVRHLYGVLGAALERAGVPLGSVDAIACTAGPGLIGSLLVGVSFAKALAYRLGKPLVAVHHIEGHLASARLGDPPLGFPFLGFVVSGGHTQLYRVTTLSRVELLGETRDDSAGEAFDKVAKRLGLGYPGGREVDLAARRGRAGRFRFPRPMLREPGLELSFSGLKTALALEAERIEGDSTHGLTAQDVDDLCASFQEAAVDVLVEKARRALEQTGLSRLALVGGLAANARLRERMAELARERGIETHFPPIALCTDNAAMIGAVADGMLREGRVAALDLEAFSRIPVGAALPPGAP; translated from the coding sequence GTGGCGCTCATCCTCGCGCTCGAGAGCTCGTGTGACGACCTGGCCGCGGCGCTCGTGCGCGACGGCACGCAGGTACTCGCGTCGGTCGTGCAGAGTCAGGATCGCCTGCATGCGCCCTACGGCGGCGTGGTGCCGGAGCTCGCCAGCCGAGACCACGTCCGTCACCTGTATGGCGTGCTGGGCGCGGCGCTCGAGCGCGCCGGTGTGCCGTTGGGCTCGGTCGACGCGATCGCGTGCACGGCGGGGCCGGGACTGATCGGGTCGCTCTTGGTCGGCGTGTCGTTCGCCAAGGCGCTGGCCTACCGGCTGGGCAAGCCGCTGGTCGCCGTGCACCACATCGAGGGCCACCTGGCCTCGGCGCGGCTGGGTGACCCCCCGCTGGGGTTCCCGTTCCTGGGCTTCGTGGTCTCTGGCGGCCACACGCAGCTCTACCGCGTGACGACACTTTCTCGTGTAGAGCTCCTGGGCGAGACGCGCGACGACTCGGCGGGCGAGGCGTTCGACAAGGTGGCCAAGCGGCTGGGCCTGGGCTACCCGGGCGGGCGCGAGGTCGACCTGGCCGCGCGCCGCGGCCGCGCGGGGCGCTTCCGCTTCCCGCGCCCGATGCTGCGCGAGCCGGGCCTCGAGCTGTCGTTCTCCGGGCTCAAGACCGCGCTGGCGCTCGAGGCCGAGCGCATCGAGGGTGACTCGACCCACGGACTCACTGCGCAGGACGTCGACGACCTGTGCGCCTCGTTCCAGGAGGCCGCGGTCGACGTGCTGGTCGAGAAGGCGCGCCGCGCGCTCGAGCAGACCGGGCTCTCGCGCCTGGCGCTGGTGGGCGGCCTGGCCGCGAACGCGCGCCTGCGCGAGCGCATGGCCGAGCTCGCGCGCGAGCGCGGCATCGAGACTCACTTCCCGCCCATCGCGCTCTGCACCGACAACGCGGCGATGATCGGCGCGGTCGCCGACGGCATGCTGCGCGAGGGCCGTGTCGCCGCGCTCGACCTCGAGGCGTTCTCGCGCATCCCCGTGGGCGCCGCGCTGCCCCCGGGCGCGCCATAG
- the rsmA gene encoding 16S rRNA (adenine(1518)-N(6)/adenine(1519)-N(6))-dimethyltransferase RsmA, producing the protein MASARQKLAAHGLAPSKARGQNFLRRPEVAAQIVEKLGVRATDAALEVGPGTGQLTRALAAVARRTLALEVDRGLVALLAAEGELPGYVEVRLADALEANWPALARELCKPVVLVGNLPYSIAGRLLGDWLVPDSPFRRIGCMLQRELADRVLAAPGSEAYGTLSVYARLWFTGERLLELSREEFSPRPRVRSTFLALTPRPTPPRVADVETLRRLVRAAFGQRRKQLKRALALEFPQAGAALAATRIDPTRRGETLDEGEFAALADALAVAGS; encoded by the coding sequence ATAGCCTCGGCGCGCCAGAAGCTCGCCGCGCACGGGCTCGCGCCCTCGAAGGCGCGCGGCCAGAACTTCCTGCGCCGGCCCGAGGTCGCGGCGCAGATCGTCGAGAAGCTCGGCGTGCGCGCGACCGACGCCGCGCTCGAGGTCGGCCCCGGCACCGGTCAGCTCACGCGCGCGCTGGCCGCGGTCGCGCGGCGCACGCTCGCGCTCGAGGTCGACCGCGGCCTGGTCGCCCTGCTCGCCGCCGAAGGCGAGCTGCCGGGCTACGTCGAGGTGCGGCTGGCCGATGCGCTCGAGGCCAACTGGCCGGCGCTCGCGCGCGAGCTCTGCAAGCCCGTGGTCCTGGTCGGCAACCTGCCGTACTCGATCGCCGGGCGGCTCTTGGGAGACTGGCTGGTGCCCGACTCTCCGTTCCGGCGCATCGGCTGCATGCTGCAGCGCGAGCTCGCCGACCGGGTGCTGGCGGCGCCCGGCAGCGAGGCCTACGGCACGCTCAGCGTGTACGCGCGGCTCTGGTTCACCGGCGAGCGCCTGCTCGAGCTATCGCGCGAGGAGTTCTCGCCGCGCCCGCGCGTGCGCTCGACCTTCCTCGCGCTCACCCCGCGGCCGACACCGCCGCGTGTCGCCGACGTCGAGACACTCCGCCGGCTGGTGCGCGCCGCCTTCGGCCAGCGCCGCAAGCAGCTCAAGCGCGCCCTCGCGCTCGAGTTCCCGCAGGCCGGGGCGGCGCTCGCCGCGACGCGCATCGACCCGACCCGCCGGGGCGAGACGCTCGACGAAGGCGAGTTCGCGGCGCTGGCCGATGCGCTGGCAGTTGCCGGTTCCTGA
- the panB gene encoding 3-methyl-2-oxobutanoate hydroxymethyltransferase: protein MNTPEARVTVPAFARKKARGEKIAMLTAYDFPFARLFDQAGIDALLVGDTMGHVVQGHDTTLPVTLDEVIYHCRMVSRAVRRALVVGDMPFGSYQVSVEDALRNAVRMMKEGGAHAVKLEGGERMADRIAAFARADIPVMGHVGLTPQSVHQVGGYRVQGRDDAGHEKVLRDARAVEAAGAFAVVLECVPRALGAEITRALSIPTIGIGAGVGCDGQVLVMHDLLGLGEAAPPRFVRQYVGLGDVVRRAAEMYAEDVRQQKFPGDAESY, encoded by the coding sequence ATGAACACCCCCGAAGCCCGAGTCACCGTACCCGCCTTCGCGCGCAAGAAGGCACGCGGCGAGAAGATCGCCATGCTCACCGCGTACGACTTCCCGTTCGCGCGCCTGTTCGACCAGGCCGGCATCGACGCGCTCTTGGTCGGAGACACCATGGGTCACGTGGTGCAGGGTCACGACACCACGCTCCCGGTCACGCTCGACGAGGTGATCTACCACTGCCGCATGGTGAGTCGCGCGGTGCGGCGCGCGCTGGTCGTCGGCGACATGCCGTTCGGCAGCTACCAGGTGAGCGTGGAAGACGCCCTGCGCAACGCGGTGCGCATGATGAAGGAGGGCGGGGCGCACGCGGTGAAGCTCGAGGGCGGCGAGCGCATGGCGGACCGGATCGCCGCGTTCGCGCGCGCCGACATCCCGGTCATGGGCCACGTGGGACTCACTCCGCAGTCGGTGCATCAGGTCGGCGGCTACCGCGTGCAGGGCCGCGACGACGCGGGTCACGAGAAGGTGCTGCGCGACGCGCGCGCGGTCGAGGCCGCCGGCGCGTTCGCGGTCGTGCTCGAGTGCGTGCCGCGCGCGCTCGGAGCCGAGATCACGCGCGCGCTCTCCATCCCCACGATCGGCATCGGCGCGGGCGTGGGCTGCGACGGCCAGGTGCTGGTCATGCACGACCTGCTCGGCCTGGGCGAGGCCGCGCCGCCGCGCTTCGTGCGCCAGTACGTGGGCTTGGGCGACGTGGTGCGCCGCGCCGCCGAGATGTACGCCGAAGACGTCCGCCAGCAGAAGTTCCCCGGCGATGCTGAATCCTATTGA
- the panC gene encoding pantoate--beta-alanine ligase: protein MLNPIEPRLIRSTAELSRWSEEQRVMGRRIALVPTMGALHEGHVSLVRIGYNHADRVVVSIFVNPTQFGPAEDFARYPRDLARDLELLRKAGADVVFAPPVEEIYPAGDSTWVEVERLTSGLCGRSRPGHFRGVTTVVARLFNAARPHVAVFGEKDYQQLAVVRRMARDLAFGIDVIGGPIVREPDGLAMSSRNALLSPRARQQATALHAALHEVRAALRAGVRDAAALCAVARQRIEKEPLAELDYVELVSSDTLEPLRELRGPAVLALAVRFEGTRLIDNTLLNGETL from the coding sequence ATGCTGAATCCTATTGAGCCGCGGCTGATCCGCAGCACGGCGGAGCTCTCCCGCTGGTCCGAGGAGCAGCGGGTCATGGGCCGGCGCATCGCGCTGGTGCCCACGATGGGCGCGCTGCACGAGGGGCACGTCTCGCTCGTGCGCATCGGCTACAACCACGCCGACCGCGTGGTGGTGTCGATCTTCGTGAACCCGACCCAGTTCGGGCCGGCCGAGGACTTCGCGCGCTACCCGCGCGACCTGGCGCGCGACCTGGAGCTCCTGCGCAAGGCCGGCGCCGACGTGGTGTTCGCCCCGCCCGTGGAAGAGATCTATCCCGCGGGTGACTCGACCTGGGTCGAGGTCGAGCGGCTCACCTCGGGGCTGTGCGGCCGCAGCCGGCCCGGTCATTTCCGTGGAGTCACCACGGTGGTGGCGCGGCTGTTCAACGCGGCTCGCCCGCACGTGGCGGTGTTCGGCGAGAAGGACTACCAGCAGCTCGCGGTCGTGCGGCGCATGGCGCGCGACCTGGCGTTCGGGATCGACGTGATCGGCGGGCCGATCGTGCGCGAGCCCGATGGGCTGGCCATGAGCTCGCGCAACGCCTTGCTCTCGCCGCGCGCGCGCCAGCAGGCCACCGCGCTGCACGCCGCGCTGCACGAGGTGCGCGCCGCCCTGCGCGCCGGCGTGCGCGACGCCGCGGCGCTGTGCGCGGTTGCGCGCCAGCGCATCGAGAAGGAGCCGCTGGCCGAGCTCGACTACGTGGAGCTGGTCTCCTCCGACACGCTCGAGCCGCTGCGCGAGCTGCGCGGCCCGGCGGTGCTGGCGCTCGCGGTGCGCTTCGAGGGCACGCGGCTGATCGACAACACGCTGCTCAACGGAGAAACACTCTGA